In the genome of Actinomycetes bacterium, the window CCGTGGCCGGGATGACGATGCCGCCGCCGGAGGTGCGCTCCCCCGCCGAGCCGCCGGCCTCGACCAGAACCCGGTCGTGCAGCAGCTTGATCGGCAGGTTCTCGGGACTCGGCGTGGTCGACACGGGGGTGGACGGTACCCGCATCGGGTCACCAGCCATGGCTGCCCGGCCCTCCCTTGAACGGGCCGACGACGTCGGGCGTGATCCACCCGCCGTAGAACCCGCCATCCTGGGGCTGCACGGCGACCCCGTCGACGGTGACCAGGTCCATCGCCGCGGGGTACAGCGCGGCGTGGTCGAGCAGCTGCTCGAAGCCGGGGGCGGGGTCGGGGTAGAACCAGGCCGCCCGTTCGGCCACCCGGTCCCCGGCGACGACGTCCAGGTATCGGGCCGTCCCCTTGAACTCGCAGAAGGAGGTGCCCTCGGCCGGCCGCAGCGACCCGCCAGGGAAGGCCGCGCGCGGCAGGTACCAGGTCGGTGGGTGGCTGGTCTCCAGCACCCGCAGGGCGACGCCGGTGTCCACCAGGACGGCCCCACCGAAGCGCACGACGACATGGCGGTGGGCGACCTCGACCCGCGGCGGGCGCGGGTAGTCCCACACCGACTCCTGACCGGGCCGGGGCCGGTGCGGGGTGACCCCGGGTGGCAGCACCGCTACAGCCTGCGGCGGCGGATCAGGTACAGCGCCACGATGAGCACGACCCCGGCCGTGGCCCCGGCCTTGACCGGGTCGACCGACCCGTCGTCCTTCTTGTAGAAGGCGATCACGCGATCCTTGGCCCTGGTGGCGATGTTGGCCGGCTGCATGCGCTCGGTGATCGCGTCGATGGCGTCGGCGAGGGTCTCCCGGGTCGCGGCGATGTCCGCCTCGATCTCCTGCGGGGGGCGGGCCGACGGGGCCTGCGGGGCCGGCGGGGCCTGCGGGGTCGGCGGGACCTGCGGAACCTGCGGGGTCGGCGGGGTCTGCGGGGTCTGCGTGGTCACGTCGTCCTCCGGGTTCGCGGCGTCGGCACACCGACACGGTAGCGCCGGTCCCTACGTCAGATCATCGTCACACAGCATCCCGCTCGCGCCGCTGCGGAGGGCACCCGCGCCGGTTAGCCTGAGGCCGTGAAGCTGCAGCCTGGTGACCGCGCCCCCGACTTCTCGCTCCCGGACGCCGACGGCAAGACCGTCGCGCTGTCGGACTACGCCGGACGCCGGGTGGTCGTCTTTTTCTACCCGGCCGCCATGACCCCCGGCTGCACCACGCAGGCGTGCGACTTCAGGGACAGCCTCGCCTCGCTAGCCGCGGCCGGCATCGACGTGGTGGGCATCTCCCCGGACCAGCCGGCCAAGCTGGCCAAGTTCCGCGATGCCGAGGCGCTGACCTTCCCGCTGCTGTCCGACCCGGACCGATCGGTGCTCACCGCTTACGGCGCGTACGGCGAGAAGA includes:
- a CDS encoding DUF427 domain-containing protein codes for the protein MPPGVTPHRPRPGQESVWDYPRPPRVEVAHRHVVVRFGGAVLVDTGVALRVLETSHPPTWYLPRAAFPGGSLRPAEGTSFCEFKGTARYLDVVAGDRVAERAAWFYPDPAPGFEQLLDHAALYPAAMDLVTVDGVAVQPQDGGFYGGWITPDVVGPFKGGPGSHGW
- a CDS encoding DUF3618 domain-containing protein — its product is MTTQTPQTPPTPQVPQVPPTPQAPPAPQAPSARPPQEIEADIAATRETLADAIDAITERMQPANIATRAKDRVIAFYKKDDGSVDPVKAGATAGVVLIVALYLIRRRRL
- the bcp gene encoding thioredoxin-dependent thiol peroxidase, whose amino-acid sequence is MKLQPGDRAPDFSLPDADGKTVALSDYAGRRVVVFFYPAAMTPGCTTQACDFRDSLASLAAAGIDVVGISPDQPAKLAKFRDAEALTFPLLSDPDRSVLTAYGAYGEKMMYGKAVVGVIRSTFVVGADGTLEQAQYNVKAKGHVAKLRRDLGLA